The genomic region TGTCCGGTACGCGCCCGCAAGCGCGGCCTATCATGGGGCTTGCGTCTTCGTGCGGGGTGTAACTCCATCCACTAGACGCGCGTTGGGCCTTACGTAGACTGAGGCGCTCGCAGCGAAGCGAAACGCCGACTCGCTTTGCGGCACCATTACGCAGGGAGTTACGACCGTGGCAAGTGGCAACGCGATCCGAGGAAGCCGGGTCGGGGCGGGGCCGATGGGCGAGGCCGAGCGTGGCGAGTCCGCGCCCCGGCTGCGCATCTCCTTCTGGTGCTCGAACGGGCACGAGACGCAGCCCAGCTTCGCCAGCGACGCGCAGGTCCCCGACACCTGGGACTGCCCGCGCTGCGGCTTCCCCGCCGGACAGGACCGGGACAATCCGCCGGACCCGCCGCGCACCGAGCCGTACAAGACGCACCTCGCGTATGTACGGGAACGGCGCAGCGACGCGGACGGTGAGGCGATCCTCGCCGAGGCGCTCGCCAAGCTGCGGGGCGAGATCTAGGAGTTGACGTCCGGCCGGACACCCACGGGGTGTCCGGCCGGACGCGTTCGGGACGTGCGTCGGGACCGCGCCCGTGCCTTCTCCCGTGCCGCGCTGATACGCGTGCTCCAGCCGGACGTATCTGTTGTTGAGCCGGACGACGGCGGGACGACAGCTCACGTTCCGCCCTGATCAATTAGGTTGGGACCGGCAGCGGGGCAAGGTACGCAGCAGGACAGGTACGAAAGAAGGCTGAAGTCCCAGATGAACGCAGAAAGCCGTACCAGGCTCAACCAGACGCCCGAGTGGACCGCTCTGGCCGGGCACCGGGAGGAACTCGGCGAGGCACAGCTCCGTGAGCTGTTCGCCCAGAACCCCGGACGCGGCACCGGATACACCCTCCAGGTCGGCGATCTGCACGTCGACTACTCCAAGCACCTCGTCACCGACGAGACACTGCGGCTGCTGCGCGCGCTGGCCGCCGCCACGGACGTGTTCGGCCTGCGGGACGCCATGTTCCGCGGGGAGAAGATCAACACGACCGAGGACCGTGCGGTCCTGCACACCGCGCTGCGCGCCCCGCGTGACACCGTTGTCGAGGTCGACGGCGAGAACGTCGTACCGGCCGTGCACGCCGTCCTCGACAAGATGGCCGGCTTCGCCGAGCGCGTCCGCTCGGGCGAGTGGACGGGACACACCGGCAAGCGCATCAAGAACGTCGTGAACATCGGCATCGGCGGCTCCGACCTCGGCCCGGCGATGGCGTACGAGGTGCTGCGGTCCTTCACCGACCGCGACCTGGCCGTCCGCTTCGTGTCGAACGTGGACGGGGCCGACCTGCACGAGGCCGTACGGGACCTGGACCCGGCCGAGACACTGTTCGTCATCGCCTCGAAGACCTTCACCACCATCGAGACGATCACCAACGCGACCTCCGCCCGGGACTGGCTGCTGACCGAGCTGAAGGCCGGTCAGGAAGCCGTCGCCAAGCACTTCGTGGCGCTGTCGACGAACGCCGAGAAGGTCGCGGACTTCGGTATCGACACGGCCAACATGTTCGAGTTCTGGGACTGGGTCGGCGGCCGCTACTCGTACGACTCGGCGATCGGTCTGTCGCTGATGATCGCGATCGGCCCGGACCGCTTCCGGGAGATGCTGAACGGCTTCCACCTCGTCGACGAGCACTTCAGGACCGCGCCCGCCGAGTCCAACGTGCCTTTGCTGCTGGGCCTGTTGGGCGTCTGGTACGGCAACTTCCATGACGCGCAGGCGCACGCGGTGCTGCCGTACTCGCACTACCTGTCCAAGTTCACCGCGTACTTGCAGCAGCTCGACATGGAGTCCAACGGCAAGTCCGTGGACCGCGACGGGCTGCCTGTGGCGTGGGAGACGGGCCCGGTCGTATGGGGCACGCCCGGTACCAACGGGCAGCACGCGTACTACCAACTCATCCACCAGGGCACGAAGTTGATCCCGGCGGACTTCATCGGGTTCGCCGAGCCGGTCGTCGATCTGCTGCCGGGTCTGGTCGCCCAGCACGACCTGCTGATGGCCAACTTCTTCGCGCAGACGCAGGCGCTGGCCTTCGGCAAGACGCCGGACGAGGTGCGGGCGGAGGGCGTGCCCGAGGAGCTGGTGCCGCACAAGACGTTCAAGGGCAACCACCCGACGACCACCATCCTCGCGCGCGAGCTCACCCCGTCGGTGCTCGGCCAGCTGATCGCCCTCTACGAGCACAAGGTGTTCGTCCAGGGCGCGATCTGGAACATCGACTCCTTCGACCAGTGGGGCGTCGAGCTCGGCAAGGTCCTCGCCAAGCGTGTGGAGCCCGCGCTGACGGAGGGTGCGGACGTGCCGGGACTCGACGAGTCCACCACGGCGCTCGTGGCCAAGTACCGGGAGCTGCGCGGCCGTCAGTAGTCCCGCACCCGCGGTCCCGTAGCCCTGCGCCGGTAGTCGTGCAGTAGTCGTGTGGATCGGGAAGCGGTCGGCGAGAATGTCGTCCGCTTCCCGTAGAATCCCGGGCGATCATGGCGTCGAGGGCTCGGGGGAGCTGAACATGGCTGGTTCGCGCGGAAGATGGCTCAGCCGCAACCTGTCGGTGGCGTCGATTCTGCAGCCCAAGGCCGTGGCGCAGGCCGTGTTCCACCCGGCGTGGATCCCGCCCGCGGTCGATCCGTCGATGGAGCGGCTGAAGCGGGTGCGTGTCATCGCCGGGGCTGTCGCGGCCTTCGGCGTGTACACGTTCGTGGAGGGCAGGTTCGACTTCAACGAAGTTCTGGAGAACATCGTTGTCGCGGCCCTCGTCCTGCTGTTCATCACGCCTCTGACGGTGGGGGTGATGCTCCTCGTCTGGCGGCGCACCGGGCGGATCCGCGAGCTGCGCGGGTCCCTGTTCAACACGCTCAAGCTGCTGCTGCTCTTCATCGGCATGGTCGTCGGGACGGTGTTCCTGTGGCAGGCGTCGATCGCGTACGGACCCATCTGGACGGTGGTGCTCGGCCTGCCGGCGATGTGGATCACCGGCATGCTGATGTACGGGGCCGTGCAGCTGTCCGGGAACTTCTTCGGTTCCGCGGCCGTGCACCGCGGCCTGCCGCCGCTGCTCGCCACGGTGACGACCTGGCTGATGGCCATTCCCGACCTGGTCACCGGTGATCTGCACGGGCTCAGCTTCACGATGGGGATCGTCTTCATCCTGGGCGCCCCGCTGGCGGTCACGTCCATCGCCGCCCTGGAGTCGCACCGGCTCCGACGCCACCACGGCATCCGGCTGGGCGCACACCCCGCGACGCTCCCGCCCCCGCGGCCGTACGCACCGAACAACGGGTACGTGCCGCCCCAGGGGAACCCGTACCCGTACCCGCAGCCGGGCCAGCCGTACGCGCCGCCCGGCCAGCCGTACATGCCGCCGGGCCAGCCGTACGCACCTCCGGGTCAGCCCTACCCGCCCGGCCAGCCGTACCCGCCGGGCACCGGCACGCCGTACCCTCCGCCGTACGTCCAGGGCAATCCGTACGGGCCGCCCACGCAGCCCCCGTACGGTTCCTGACCCGGCTCGGGCCGCCGCGTCCTGACCCGGCTCAGGCCACCGCGCTCAGCGTGTCCGCGAGCCGTCGGCGGGCCGCGCGGGCCGCGGGCAGGGCGGCGAGGGCTGCGGCGCCGAGCACGGCGGCCGTGCCGAAGAGCAGCAGGAGGACGGGGGAGGGGCCCCGGGCGATCCCCGCGCCGATGCCGCTCGACCTGCCCTGCGCGTCGATCAGCCAGTGCGCGAGCGGCACCCCCAGCGCCGTACCGACGAGGACCGCGGCCAGCGCCGTGCACGCCGTGGCCGTCACCGTGACCGCGGTGATCTGCCGCGGGGTCAGCCCGATCGCCTTCAGGGCGAGGAGGTCCCGCTCGCCCTCGCGCACCGTGCCGCCGATGGCTGTGAGCAGCTCGATGAGGCCGATCAGGGCCAGTACGGCGATCAGTCCCACGACGACTCCGCGCAGCGGCGAGAGCCCGTCGGCCGGGTTCGGCACGGCGTGCACACTGATGTCGCCGTGCGCCGCCTCGGTCAGCTCCGCGGCCACCCGCCGCGGGTCGGCGCCGGGGCGCAACTGGAGCTGGTAGAGGGCCGCCCGGAGCTCCGGGTCGTTCTCCCGGAGGGTGTCGAGCGAGGTGGAGATGACCCGGCCGCTGTTCTCCGGCTCGATGCTGCGTCCGACGATGTGCAGGATCTGCGGCTGCGCGCCCACCGTCATTCGCACCCTGTCCCCGACGCGCACGTCCAGCAGGTCGAGCAGCCCCTGACCCGCCACCGCCTCGTCGGGGCCGCGCGCGGGGCGTCCCTCCGCCAGCGAGAACGGGTACGGATCCTGGCGCGTGCCCAGCCCGCGCAGCGCGATCGTGCCCGTCTGGCCGGGGACCAGGGCGGCCACCTCGACGCCCGGGTGGACGGCGGCGACCTGCGGGTGCCGGTCCAGCAGGGCGCGTACGTCCGGATCGGTCAGGGTCTCGTCCGCCCTTACGGTGAGCGCGGCTGCGAGACCGATCTGGTCGGGCCTGCTCTGGAAGCGGTCGATGGTGGTCCAGGCGCTCATGGCCACGACCATCAGCAGCAGCGGCAGCGCCAGCCGGGCGAGCGTGGCCAGCGAGCGTGGCCGGCGCGAGAACGCCTTGTGCCAGCCCAGGACCAGCGGGGACGGCAGCCGCAGCCCGAGCGCTCCGCGCGCCAGGCCGGACAGCCGGCCGCCGAGCGGTGCCGCGGCCCGCAGCCCCGGTACCGGCGGCACCTGTCCGGCCCGCCAGGCCGCGAGCCCGGTCGTCGCGGCGATGAACAGCACGGCGCCCACGGGCACGCCGAGGAGTGCCGCGGTGTGCCCCGGCAGCCCCTGCCACACACCGACCGCGTCCCCGAGACGCCCCGGGATCCGGCTGCCGAGGGTCTGGGTGAGGACGGCGGCGAGCACGGCGCCGAGCAGCGCGAACGAGACGTGCTGGAGCAGGAAGTTCCGCACCACCTGGCCCGGGGTGAAGCCGATCGCCTTCAGGACCGAGATGTCCCGCAGATGGCCTCGGATACGGGTGCCGATCGCACCGTGCACGGCGAGCGCGGCGGCGACCAGGGCGCCCAGGCCGAACAGGCCGAGGACCTGGCCGAGCAGCCGGTTGCCGCCCTGGGCCGCCGACCGCGCCTGCTGCCAGTGCGAGACGTCGGTGACCGCTCCGGCGCCGAGCAGGGTCACCGCGCGCTGCACGGCGTAGTCCGTGTCGTCGGGATCGGCCAGGCGCAGTCCGGTCACCTGGCCGCTACGCCCGTCGGTGCGCTGCACGGCGGACGGGAGGGCCCAGACGAGGCCGGGCCGCTCTCCGGGGCTGTAGTGGGGTTCGGCGCTGTCGGCGATGCCGAGGACGGTCAGGGTCCGTGCGGTGCCGGGCACGGTGAGGGTGTCCCCGGGCGCGGCCCACAGCGATCGGGCGAGGCTGCTCTCCAGCACCACACCGTCCGGCGCCGCGGGGTCGAGCCAGCGGCCGGAGGCGAGCAGCGGACGGCCGGTCTCGGGTCGGCCGACGATGCCGCGCAGCTCGACGGAGGCGCGGGTGCCGCGCGACTCGACGGAGGCGGCGGCGGTGGGGTACGGGCCCGAAACGGACGTGACGCTGTCCAGCTCGGCGAGTTCGCGCGCGTCGGCCGACGGGCCGGTGTGGATCCACACGTGCGCGCCCTGCGACTGGGTGAAGACACGTTGCCAGGGGTTGGTCGCGTACCCGAAGAGCGCCGTGGCCAGCAGCAGCGAGGCGACGATCCCGGTGGTGGCGAGCACGATGAACAGCGCCTCGCCGCGATGCCTGCGCAGATCGGCGTGTGCCCAGCGCAGAGTGGCCCGCACGCCGGCTCAGCCCCTCGGCCCGTGCGCGGGGAAGAGGCGATTGCCGGGGACGTGCGCGAGGGGTTCGTGCATGCCGCTCAGTCCCTCAGTTCCAGCACGCCGGATATGCCCGCGCCGCGCACGGGCGTGGCGTCGAGTTCCGCGTCGTCGGCGATACGGCCGTCGAAGAAGCTGATCACCCGGTCCGCGGCGCTCGCGAGCCGCGCGTCATGGGTGACCAGCACGATGGTCTGGCCGCGCTCGTGGAAGCGGGACAGCAGCCGGGTCACCTCGCGGGTGCCCTTGCTGTCGAGGCTGCCCGCGGGCTCGTCGGCCAGCAGCAGGGGCGGGTGGTTGACCAGGGCGCGGGCCAGCGCGACCCGCTGCTGCTCGCCGCCGGACAGCTCGCCCGGCATGCTGCGCTCCTTGCCCTCCAGGCCCAGCTCGGCGAGGAGCCGCTCGCGCTCGGCGCGCGCCTGCTTGGGGGAGAGGCCGGCGAGCAGGGCGGGCAGCTCGACGTTGTCGGCGACCGACAGGTTCGAGACCAGGTTGAAGAACTGGAAGACGATGCCGATACGGCGCCGACGCTCGACAGCCCAGCGGGCCTCGCCGTACGCGTCCGCGCACTCGCCGTCCAGCCAGATGCTGCCGGAGTCCGGTCGCTGGAGCCCGCCGAGCAGATGCAGCAGCGTCGACTTCCCGGCGCCCGAGGGGCCCGTGACGGCGACGAACTCACCCTGCCGTACGGCGAGATCCACGCCCCGCACGGCATGCGCGGGGGCGCCCTCGCCGTAGTAGGTCTTGACCAGGCCCTCGGCACGCAGCAGGGCGGCGCCCTCGGCGCGCGACGAAGGAGCGGTGCGGCTCACTCCAGCTCCTCCAATTCCTCCTGGCAGCGTTCCAGCCAGTCGAGGTCCGCCTGCAGATGCAGCATGGCGCCCTCTATGAGCAGCTGGGAAATGCGGTTGTCCCGGCTCTCGCTCGCGGCGAGTTTCGACAGACTGCGCATGGTGTTCAGGTACTCGCGCCGTTGTTTGTTGATCAGGGTGATCTGGTCGGCGAGCCCGGTCTGCGGTGCGAGCGCGAGCTTCATGAAGAACTCGTCCCGCACGCGCGGCTCGTCCGCCGTCTCCTCGTACCAGGCGCGCAGCGCCTCACGCCCGGCGTCGGTGAGGTGGTAGATCTTCTTGTTGGGCCGGCTCGACTGCTCGACTTCCTCGCCCTCGATCAGTCCCGACTTCTCAAGGCGGCCGAGCGTCACATAGATCTGGCCGACGTTCGGCTGAGGGTACGCGGAGCCCAGCAGTTGCTCAAGGCCCTGCTTGAGCTCGTATCCGTGGGCCGGGCCGCGCGCCAGCAGGGCCAGGAGGGGCAGCCGCACCAGTGCTCTCCTCCGCCCTTTCTCTCGGTTCGCCTTCGGGGCGCGCCGGCCGGTGTTGAGGGGCCGATGTGCCGCAGGCCCTAGTATCGCCCATACCTAACAGGTATACATGGCCTGACTCTGGGCGAAGGTGCCCGGCAGCCGGTGTACCAAGGAGGAACCTATGCGGTGGATGCGTGCCGCGGGTAGGGGACTCCTGGTCGCGGCGGTGGTGCTGAGCGGTTATGTCGCCTCGGGCGCGCAGGCCGACCGAGCACGCGGCGGCGGCCGGGGTCCGCTCACGCTGGCCACCGCCGGGGATCTCACCAGCTATCTGGGGCCGCTGCTCGACGGCTGGAACCGTACCCACCCCGGCGAGAAGGTCACCCTCGTCGAACTCCCGGACTCCGCCGACGAGACCCGTGCGCAGCTGACCACCGACCTGCGCGGCGGTGACCGGAGCCGCTTCGACGTCCTGAACATCGACGTCGCCTGGACCTCGGAGTTCGCCGCCGCGGGCTGGATCTCCCCACTGTCCCGGGACCGCTTCCCGCTCGACGGCTTCCTGCCGCAGGTCGAGGACACGGCGACCTACGACGGACGGCTGTACGCGGTCCCGTACGTCACCAACGCGGGGCTGCTCCTCTACCGCAAGGACATCCTCGACAAGGAGGGCGTCGCGCCCCCGCGCACCTGGGCCGAGCTGGAGAAACAGGCGAGGGTCATCGCGCCGAAGTACGGGCTCGACGGCTACGCGGGCCAGTTCCTGCCCTACGAGGGGCTCACCGTGAACGCCGCCGAGGCGGTCTATTCGGCGGGCGGCACGATCCTGGGTGACGAGGGTGAGCGTGTCACCGTCGACTCGGCGGCGGCTCGCGAGGGCATCGGGTTCCTGGCCCGTGGAGTGCGCGACGGCTGGATCCCCAAGGAGGCGCTGACGTACAAGGAGGAGGAGTCCAAGCAGGCCTTCCAGGACGGCCGGCTCCTCTTCCTGCGCAACTGGCCGTACGCCTATGTCGGCGCCTCCGCCAAGGGCTCGGCGGTCGCCGGGAAGATCGGCGCGGTGCCGCTGCCCGGACCCGACGGGCCGGGTGCGAGCGTGCTCGGCGGCTCCAACCTCGCGGTCAACGCGCACGCCCGCCACCCCGACTCCGCCGCGCGTCTCATCTCGTACCTGACGAGCGAGCGGGTCCAGCGTCTGGTCCTCACCAAGGGGGCGCTGCCGCCCGTGCGGGCCGCGCTCTACCGGGACCCGGAGCTGATCCGGCGGTTCCCGTACCTGCCGACGCTGCGCGCGAGCCTTGTCACGGCGGCGCCGCGTCCCAAGAGTCCGCGCTACGACCAGGTCAGCCTGGCCGTGCAGGCCGTGGTGCAGGACGCGATGACCGGGCATCAGACGCCCGAGGCCGCGGTGCGTCGCCTCGCGAACGAGCTGGCGGACATCTCCCGCCGAGGCTGAGCGCTCTTTCCGACGCGCTCGACGGCTCCTAGTTACCTGTTAGGTAACGCGTGTATCTCGTCTTCGGTCGCAGTGGGTAGAAATATCCTATTATTAAATCCCACCTTCCGAGTGCTCTCTGTCTACTCGTTGACATCTGCGCGACACGGTTACTTAACATGCATGCATAACCGTCGGCACGCACAGACAGGTCAACGGGTGACGCTCAACATGCACCGCTGGTGGCGCGACGCAGTGATCTACCAGGTCTACGTCCGGAGTTTCCTGGACAGCACCGGGGACGGCATCGGCGATCTCGCCGGAGTCAGGGCCGGACTGCCGTATCTGAAGAAGCTTGGCGTCGACGGCGTCTGGCTGAGCCCCTTCTACCCCTCGCCGCAGCACGACCACGGCTACGACGTGGCCGACTACCGCGACGTCGACCCCGTCTTCGGTGACCTCGGCGAGTTCGACCTGCTGATGACGGACGCCCGGCGGCTCGGCATCAAGGTGCTCCTCGACATCGTCCCGAACCACTGCTCGCAGGAGCATCCGTGGTTCCAGGAGGCACTGGTCGCGGCACCGGGCAGCGACGCCCGCGCCCGCTTCCACTTCGCCGACGGCCGCGGCCCGGACGGCTCCGAGCCGCCCAACAACTGGCACTCCATGTTCGGCGGCCCCGCGTGGAGCCGGGTCACCGAGCAGGACGGCACCTCCGGCCAGTGGTACCTGCACATGTTCACGCCCGAGCAGCCCGACCTGAACTGGCGCAACCCCGAGGTCGGCGACCACTTCGACCAGGTCCTGCGCTTCTGGCTCGACCGGGGCGTCGACGGCTTCCGCATCGACGTCGCCGCCGGCCTCTACAAGCACCCCGACCTGCCGGACTCGCCCGACCCCGAGGCCGACGCCCGCACCCGCGACTCGGTCAATCCGCTCGCCTGGAACCAGCCCGAGGTGCACGACGTCTGGCGGCACTGGCGGTCGGTGTGCGAGGAGTACACCGCCCGCGACGGCCAGGAGCGGCTCCTCGTCGGCGAGGTCTCCGTGCCGACCGCCCGCGAACACGCCCTGTACGTACGCCACGACGAGCTGCACCAGGCCTTCTTCTTCGACCTGCTGAGCGCGCCCTGGAACGCGGACGCCTTCCGCAAGGTCATCTCCCACGCCATGCAGGACATCGCGGGCACCGGCTCGACGGTCACCTGGGTCCTCAACAACCACGACCAGGTCCGCACGGTCACCCGCTACGGCGAACTGGGCACCGAGGGCAGCGGCCTGGGCGCCGCCCGAGCCCGCGCCGCCGCGCTGCTGATGCTGGCGCTGCCCGGAGCCGCGTACATCTACCAGGGAGAGGAGCTCGGGCTGCCCGAGGTCGTCGATCTGCCCGACGACGTGCTCACCGACCCGATCTTCCGCCGCACCGGCAGCCGCGCCCGGATCCGCGACGGCTGCCGGGTGCCGCTGCCGTGGTCCGGGCACGCCTCACCGTTCGGCTTCACCTCCGGCGCCGACAGCGCCAAGCCATGGCTGCCGCAGCCCGCCTACTTCGCCGAGTACGCCACCGACCGCGCCCTCGCCGACACCCACTCGTTCTGGCACCTCTACCGCGACGGACTCCAACTGCGGGCCGGACTGCCCCAGTTGGGCGAGGGCGCGCTGCGCTGGCTGGACACCCAGCCCGGCGTCCTGGCCTTCGTCCGCGGCGACGGCCTGGTCTGCGCCGTCAACTTCGGTACGGCGCCGACGCCCGCGCCGGTCTCCGGCACTCCCCTGCTGTCCAGCGGCCCCTGCGCGCCCGGCGTCCTGCCCGGCTCGACGGCCGCCTGGTGGATCAGCGACTGCACCAACCCCTGAGCCGCCGACTCCCGCACCACCCAGCTCAGCTGACTGCCCGTCAATTCCCCTGCCCTCGAAGGAACATCAATGATGATGCGACGACGTACGACCCTGCTCACGAGCTGCATAGCTCTCGCGCTGTCCCTCGGCGCCACCGCCTGTGGAGGCGGCGACGTCTCCGCAGGCGGCGGCGACAAGCCGCTCGGCGGCCAGACGATCAACGTGGCCGGTGTCTGGTCCGGCAGCGAGCAGAAGAACTTCCAGAAGGTCCTGGACGCGTTCACCGAGAAGACCGGCGCCAAGACCCAGTTCACCTCCACCGGAGACAATGTCTCCACGGTCGTCGGCAGCAAGATCGAGGGCGGCAACGCCCCCGACGTGGTGATGGTCCCGCAGGTCGGCGTGCTCCAGCAGTTCGCGAAGGAGGGCTGGCTCAAGCCGCTGTCCGCGACGGCCCAGAAGTCCGTCGGCGCCAACTACGCGAGCGTGTGGAAGAACTACGGCAGCGTCGACGGCACCCTGTACGGCCTGTACTTCAAGGCCGCCCACAAGTCGACCGTCTGGTACAGCCCCGACGCCCTCGACGAGGCGGGCGTCGAGGCGCCGACGACGTACGACGCGATGCTGGAGGCCGGGCGGACCGTCTCGGAGTCGGGCCTCGCGGCCTTCTCCGTCGCCGGACAGGACGGCTGGACGCTCACCGACTGGTTCGAGAACGTCTACCTCTCGCAGGCCGGCCCCGAGAAGTACGACGCCCTGGCCGCCCACAAGATCAAGTGGACCGACCCGACCGTCGTCGCGGCCCTCACCACTCTCGGCGAGCTCTTCAAGGACAAGGAGCTGATAGCCGGCGGCCAGAAGGGGGCCCTGAACACCGACTTCCCCGGCTCCGTCGAGAAGGTCTTCGGGCCGGAGCCCTCGGCAGGCCTGGTCTACGAGGGCGACTTCGTGGCCGGTGTCGCGAAGGACCAGTTCGGCAAGAAGATCGGCGAGGACGCGGACTTCTTCCCCTTCCCCGCGGTCGGCACCGGCAAGGCGCCCGTGGTCAGCGGCGGCGACGCGGCCGTCGTCCTCAAGGACGGCAAGAACCAGAAGGCCGCCATGGAGTTCCTGGAGTACCTCACGACCCCCGAGGCCTCCGCCGTGTGGGCCGAGGCCGGCGGCTTCCTCTCCCCGAACAAGAAGCTCGACCTCGCCTCCTACGGCGACGACGTCACCCGCGAGACCGCCAAGTCCCTGGTGGACGCCGGGGATTCGGTCCGCTTCGACATGTCGGACCAGGCCCCGGCCGCGTTCGGCGGCACCAAGGGCGCCGGCGAGTGGAAGATCCTCCAGGACTTCCTGCGCGACCCGTCCGACCCGAAGGGGACCGCGGCCGCGCTGGAGCAGGCCGCCGCCAAGGCGTACCAGGGCTGATCGCCATGACCACCATGCTGATGAAAGAGGCGAGCCCGCCACCCGTCGCCCCGGCCGACTACGACCGCAAGCGTCGGGCCCGGCGCCGGGGCCGGTTCATCGCCCTCGCGTTCGTCTTCCCCGCCCTGCTCCTGCTCGGCGCGCTCGTCGTCTACCCCGTGCTGTTCTCCGTGGGCCGCAGCCTCTTTGACGCCTCCGGCAACCGGTTCGTGGGCGGCGACAACTACACCGAGATGTTCCGCGACCCCGCCACGCTCAAGGCCGTCCGCAACACGGCCATCTGGGTCGTCGTCGCGCCGACGCTGCTCACCGGTCTCGGGCTCGTGCTCGCCGTCCTCGTCGAGAAGATCCGCTGGGCGACGGCGTTCAAGCTCCTGCTGTTCATGCCGATGGCCGTCTCCTTCCTCGCCGCGGGCATCATCTTCCGGCTCGCGTACGACGAGGACCCCGAGAAGGGCGTCCTGAACGCCGCCGCCGTCTCCGTGCACGACGCCTTCAAGGACGCGTCCTCGTACCCGAACGCCCGGGCCCGCGAGGGCCAGGGCCTGACCAAGGCCGCCGACGGCTCGTACGGTACGACGGCCGCCGCGTCCCCCGGCGACACCGTCGGGCTCGGTCTGGTGGGCGTACGCGCCGAGGACCTGCCGGGGAGCGCGCGACCCGCGTATCCGGCGGCGACCGGGAAGGCGTCGGCCGACGAACTGCGCGGCGTCGTCTACCTGGACTTCACGCGGGGCGGGGGAGGGGAGCAGGGCAAGGTCGACAGGACCGAGAGCGGGCTGCCGGAGATGAAGGTCGAGGCGGTGCGCGACGGGAAGACCGTGGCGAGCGGCACCACCGCGGCCGACGGCTCCTTCCGCTTCCAGGACCTCGATCCGGGCTCGTACACCGTGCGGCTGCCCGCGTCGAACTTCGCCCCGCCGTACGACGGTGTCTCCTGGCTGGGCCCCGCGCTCGTCACGCCCGCCATCATCGGCGCGTACCTGTGGATCTGGACCGGCTTCGCCATGGTGCTGATCGGCGCCGGGCTCGCCGCGCTCCCGCGCGACGCGCTGGAGGCGGCCCGGATGGACGGCGCGAACGAGTGGCAGATCTTCCGCCGGATCACCGTGCCACTGCTCGGGCCCGTCCTCACCGTGGTCTTCGTGACCCTGGTGATCAACGTGATGAAGGTCTTCGACCTCGTCTACATCATCGCGCCGGGTCCGGTGCAGGAGGACGCCACCGTGCTCGCCACCCAGATGTGGCTGGTGTCGTTCGGCGGCGGCAACAACCAGGGCCTGGGCAGCGCGCTGGGGGTATTGCTCCTCCTCCTTGTCATCCCCGCCATGGTCTTCAACGTCCGCCGTTTCCGAGGGAGTCAGCGATGAACGCGATCAGGCGGTGGCTCGCCAGCAGCGTGGTGCAGGCGTTCCTCGTGCTGGTGGGTCTGGTGTGGCTCACGCCGCTGGCAGGGCTGTTCCTGTCCTCGCTGAGGTCCGCCCAGGAGACCGCGACGGGTGGCTGGTGGACCGCG from Streptomyces sp. NBC_00878 harbors:
- a CDS encoding ABC transporter substrate-binding protein — encoded protein: MRWMRAAGRGLLVAAVVLSGYVASGAQADRARGGGRGPLTLATAGDLTSYLGPLLDGWNRTHPGEKVTLVELPDSADETRAQLTTDLRGGDRSRFDVLNIDVAWTSEFAAAGWISPLSRDRFPLDGFLPQVEDTATYDGRLYAVPYVTNAGLLLYRKDILDKEGVAPPRTWAELEKQARVIAPKYGLDGYAGQFLPYEGLTVNAAEAVYSAGGTILGDEGERVTVDSAAAREGIGFLARGVRDGWIPKEALTYKEEESKQAFQDGRLLFLRNWPYAYVGASAKGSAVAGKIGAVPLPGPDGPGASVLGGSNLAVNAHARHPDSAARLISYLTSERVQRLVLTKGALPPVRAALYRDPELIRRFPYLPTLRASLVTAAPRPKSPRYDQVSLAVQAVVQDAMTGHQTPEAAVRRLANELADISRRG
- a CDS encoding PadR family transcriptional regulator: MRLPLLALLARGPAHGYELKQGLEQLLGSAYPQPNVGQIYVTLGRLEKSGLIEGEEVEQSSRPNKKIYHLTDAGREALRAWYEETADEPRVRDEFFMKLALAPQTGLADQITLINKQRREYLNTMRSLSKLAASESRDNRISQLLIEGAMLHLQADLDWLERCQEELEELE
- the pgi gene encoding glucose-6-phosphate isomerase, which encodes MNAESRTRLNQTPEWTALAGHREELGEAQLRELFAQNPGRGTGYTLQVGDLHVDYSKHLVTDETLRLLRALAAATDVFGLRDAMFRGEKINTTEDRAVLHTALRAPRDTVVEVDGENVVPAVHAVLDKMAGFAERVRSGEWTGHTGKRIKNVVNIGIGGSDLGPAMAYEVLRSFTDRDLAVRFVSNVDGADLHEAVRDLDPAETLFVIASKTFTTIETITNATSARDWLLTELKAGQEAVAKHFVALSTNAEKVADFGIDTANMFEFWDWVGGRYSYDSAIGLSLMIAIGPDRFREMLNGFHLVDEHFRTAPAESNVPLLLGLLGVWYGNFHDAQAHAVLPYSHYLSKFTAYLQQLDMESNGKSVDRDGLPVAWETGPVVWGTPGTNGQHAYYQLIHQGTKLIPADFIGFAEPVVDLLPGLVAQHDLLMANFFAQTQALAFGKTPDEVRAEGVPEELVPHKTFKGNHPTTTILARELTPSVLGQLIALYEHKVFVQGAIWNIDSFDQWGVELGKVLAKRVEPALTEGADVPGLDESTTALVAKYRELRGRQ
- a CDS encoding ABC transporter ATP-binding protein: MSRTAPSSRAEGAALLRAEGLVKTYYGEGAPAHAVRGVDLAVRQGEFVAVTGPSGAGKSTLLHLLGGLQRPDSGSIWLDGECADAYGEARWAVERRRRIGIVFQFFNLVSNLSVADNVELPALLAGLSPKQARAERERLLAELGLEGKERSMPGELSGGEQQRVALARALVNHPPLLLADEPAGSLDSKGTREVTRLLSRFHERGQTIVLVTHDARLASAADRVISFFDGRIADDAELDATPVRGAGISGVLELRD
- a CDS encoding RNA polymerase-binding protein RbpA; the protein is MASGNAIRGSRVGAGPMGEAERGESAPRLRISFWCSNGHETQPSFASDAQVPDTWDCPRCGFPAGQDRDNPPDPPRTEPYKTHLAYVRERRSDADGEAILAEALAKLRGEI
- a CDS encoding ABC transporter permease, yielding MRATLRWAHADLRRHRGEALFIVLATTGIVASLLLATALFGYATNPWQRVFTQSQGAHVWIHTGPSADARELAELDSVTSVSGPYPTAAASVESRGTRASVELRGIVGRPETGRPLLASGRWLDPAAPDGVVLESSLARSLWAAPGDTLTVPGTARTLTVLGIADSAEPHYSPGERPGLVWALPSAVQRTDGRSGQVTGLRLADPDDTDYAVQRAVTLLGAGAVTDVSHWQQARSAAQGGNRLLGQVLGLFGLGALVAAALAVHGAIGTRIRGHLRDISVLKAIGFTPGQVVRNFLLQHVSFALLGAVLAAVLTQTLGSRIPGRLGDAVGVWQGLPGHTAALLGVPVGAVLFIAATTGLAAWRAGQVPPVPGLRAAAPLGGRLSGLARGALGLRLPSPLVLGWHKAFSRRPRSLATLARLALPLLLMVVAMSAWTTIDRFQSRPDQIGLAAALTVRADETLTDPDVRALLDRHPQVAAVHPGVEVAALVPGQTGTIALRGLGTRQDPYPFSLAEGRPARGPDEAVAGQGLLDLLDVRVGDRVRMTVGAQPQILHIVGRSIEPENSGRVISTSLDTLRENDPELRAALYQLQLRPGADPRRVAAELTEAAHGDISVHAVPNPADGLSPLRGVVVGLIAVLALIGLIELLTAIGGTVREGERDLLALKAIGLTPRQITAVTVTATACTALAAVLVGTALGVPLAHWLIDAQGRSSGIGAGIARGPSPVLLLLFGTAAVLGAAALAALPAARAARRRLADTLSAVA